Proteins encoded within one genomic window of Gadus macrocephalus chromosome 18, ASM3116895v1:
- the LOC132447053 gene encoding ankyrin-3-like isoform X1 has protein sequence MQVYRDLICVPYMAKFVVFAKMNDAVESRLRCFCMTDDKVDKTLEQQENFEEVARSKDIEVLEGRPVFVDCYGNLAPLTKAGQQLVLNFYAFKENRLPFCVKVRDNGQEPCGRLSFLKESRGAKGLAPTAVCNLNITLPPLKKEMESDPEDENEKPERRHTFASLALRKRYSYLAPPALKSAVERGAAARTLPAGHPHKPVFPTRPFSAWSTAPITVPGQTRLVGLGGPGPRSASPTGSPGSSPLKSCWPLSSPCPISPASIRTLLGAPPPVPYTTSPVQSPGEAASSSPIRTYRTMASPIKTVVQQGQFPVQGSASLVSSGCPSKQATDPASIKSLASAYTSRTSPVHASASGSVVDRSLAAHSTPTSPKTSVNMYNSGLPFKSVLGSTHTTEAGSTSLSAAKSISSLSLMQSSVDSTLASHGGRSTVSSLSTGQTTIACSDFSTLNGSQSPVKFPSSSSSPSSPSSRLFSDRSSSLQDRIQATTQAATSSASAAINEAINSCSASGYGTLKSMSSTHRSAASSSAYGSYRSANASLPASSSSTAVPVYSSSMTVPVYSLVNVLPDSPVKPGPGSLKMALPGPSHAGMPSSSLTSCVTSSKINSQLKSPPFITPPVIHTTATSNQDILRDVANMKEDLMRMTAILQTDTHTAAKTVQTSHSGTPKEMRLEDEEPYTLVEKVKEDLVKVSQILQTDILMEGKARATKKRGLADGWEEFSNGEIEEAQRCSLPEYNPPFDANTQPVRPQSVPVRDFDLSRVIDYLANDIGASSLSKMAEVRSRLEEEAKIEEKQKRVLKPAMSLQDHKLKMPPPGSGMRTSPSEKDLSKLAESYQTVDAPLESPEDLSHEQDKSPLSDSGFETRSEKTPSAPQSAESTGPKPLFADSPIPPCVTETRTEVHIRSYEQPDDLCEPLLVEEAATAYPRMESDMASPSPLTDRVKALQVNMSEEDSMMSKSMCLKEETHITTTTRMVYHQPQIAEGADMMEESMSVRDIMKAFQSGRDPSKDLAGLFEHKASQDSVKGDELTPRFLDKDTKSKQKVERIIEVHIGKGHSATEPTEVIIRGSKKHPELYAYKGDRGIRELSDYDQQEEEELTAEEALPSFLETSRVNTPLSHEEDSRPSSAQLMADDSYKALKLLSQNSIEYCDDELSEIRGESYRFAEKMLHSEKLDSSSQSPSDTEDSAMTADQTHGSAEAMSQQQGSPKKQFSSRTPKEGSPKSGKFSSNREEQAQFDKVTVLHYSTDQGSPKHAVWMRFTEDKHDRSRDNLLYEDRVDKTVKEAEEKLSEVSQFFRDKTEKLNDELQSPEKKPMRRSGQGAHSGPSSAGSSPERSQHKLPAGEGLSKSDVREPFVSKMSGSNASSDRNGSSLPSSPERSVFSRLSESTVKPPSKISEPAPSSPVSGKSTSKVSSVRMKFEAEAQKQSQPSAAKIPPPVQPKPSVSKLPVYQLSGAGRTTKASEVSGDSSPPTTREISKATSPTLKPIEDKRSNVSDASLKRKMSDAETDKSICKGKDNVAYQQLKEIKDKKALVLPTATYDTKNENYHEAQKPHQYTKVGSVSKKVEAEVLRKDSEKPVNQNIRQKSESQIPIRGVSSPADIDLQKKLTVTKPSQIPTLAKSRIETGPETTLPLMDEHLTNNTFEILDNAPRDSNSNKLPSPAETLEKIIGPPMTSMTKDNFKGIETLPVYAGVQLGRQAEREAKGGLYTVKQKSCMALSPISPDDDTLEQVSFMDSSGKSPLTPETPSSEEVSYDLTARTPDCFGDFLPGNTSPIMEVSEDSEEDHCKSSFSFKEALPRKPDSKTNQADVYNSNQEQKKAIDNQTESESYLNQQDTSDNANEYKTEQEQQTVSKDKGVAYIEFPPPPPLDSASEQSDVERKGSCNSSGTETEMMEVNLQEEHDRHLLTEPIIRIQPPTPVLTDADDSQSNAEDDDVSVFQPVPYKHSTLPEEEKVKVGSKPKKQDKNGNNKEPNGGTEGTNGSYGSDGLNGKEGEEGDGEQNGNDQSITDCSIATTAEFSHDTDATEIDSLDGYELQDEDDGLCEQADSRLFGLPDSRRDVWATESFRSTDRSFPPTKLEAIEEEKSPEEIVKNDSQNGSPSVGEKTEDVCEDAEKKPADKEGFSDTYFSYKLEEEFNSTFKTVATKGLDFDPWPSKGEEDVVVDMAEPRDINDEPKPFGLAADEHSQNTTPDTTPARTPTDDSTPTSEPNPFPFHEGKMFEMTRSGAIDMSKRDMVEERLQFFQIGPQSPCERTDLRMAIVADHLGLSWTELARELDFSVEEINHIRVDNPNSLTAQSFMLLKKWVHRDGKSATTDTLTAVLTKINRLDIVTLLEGPIFDYGNISGTRCFADANAVFLDQSDVPGWQSDAPPRPPPRHARP, from the exons ATGCAGGTGTACCGGGACCTGATCTGCGTCCCCTACATGGCCAAGTTCGTGGTATTCGCCAAGATGAACGACGCCGTGGAGTCGCGGCTGCGCTGCTTCTGCATGACGGACGACAAGGTGGACAAGAccctggagcagcaggagaaCTTTGAGGAGGTGGCCCGCAGCAAGGACATCGAG GTCCTGGAGGGGCGTCCCGTCTTCGTGGATTGCTATGGCAACCTGGCACCGCTGACCAAGGCGGGCCAGCAGCTGGTCCTCAACTTCTACGCCTTCAAGGAGAACCGCCTGCCCTTCTGCGTCAAG GTGCGGGACAACGGCCAGGAGCCGTGCGGCCGCCTCTCGTTCCTCAAGGAGTCCCGGGGCGCTAAGGGCCTCGCGCCCACCGCCGTCTGCAACCTCAACATCACGCTGCCCCCGCTCAAGAAG GAAATGGAATCAGATCCCGAGGATGAG AACGAAAAGCCCGAGAGACGCCATACCTTTGCCTCCCTAGCCTTACGTAAGCGCTACAGCTATCTGGCCCCGCCTGCACTGA AGAGCGCGGTTGAGCGCGGAGCAGCAGCGAGAACACTGCCTGCTGGTCACCCTCACAAACCTGTCTTTCCAACCCGACCTTTCTCCGCGTGGTCGACTGCTCCTATTACCGTCCCTGGTCAAACGCGGCTCGTCGGActggggggccccgggccccgtaGCGCTTCGCCAACAGGCTCGCCAGGTTCTTCTCCACTGAAGTCCTGCTGgcccctgtcctccccctgcCCCATCTCCCCGGCGTCCATCAGAACCCTCCTGGGAGCCCCGCCCCCGGTCCCCTACACCACCTCCCCGGTTCAGTCCCCCGGTGAAGCAgcatcctcctcccccattcGGACTTATAGAACTATGGCGTCACCCATCAAGACAGTGGTCCAGCAGGGACAGTTCCCAGTGCAGGGGTCTGCCAGCCTGGTGTCCTCTGGCTGCCCGAGCAAACAGGCCACCGACCCGGCCTCTATCAAAAGTCTTGCTTCCGCTTACACTTCGAGGACTTCCCCAGTGCACGCCTCTGCCAGCGGCTCTGTGGTCGACAGATCGCTGGCCGCGCACAGCACGCCAACGTCTCCAAAGACGTCTGTGAACATGTACAATTCTGGTCTCCCTTTTAAATCTGTCCTAGGTTCCACACATACAACCGAGGCAGGGTCGacgtctctctctgctgctaaATCCATCTCCAGTTTGTCCTTAATGCAAAGTTCTGTCGACTCAACCCTAGCGTCCCATGGAGGGAGATCTacagtctcctctctctcaaccGGACAGACCACAATCGCCTGCTCAGATTTTTCGACTCTGAACGGATCCCAATCACCCGTAAAATTCCCATCGTCTTCCTCCTCGCCATCCTCGCCTTCCTCACGCCTCTTCTCCGACAGGAGTAGCAGCCTCCAGGACAGAATCCAGGCCACCACCCAGGCGGCAACCTCCAGCGCCAGTGCAGCCATAAACGAAGCCATAAACTCGTGCTCCGCCTCAGGCTACGGCACTCTCAAATCCATGTCCTCCACACATAGATCTGCAGCCTCCAGCTCTGCTTACGGCTCCTATAGATCTGCAAATGCCAGCTTGCCAGCGTCCTCCAGTAGCACGGCGGTACCAGTGTACTCCAGTAGCATGACCGTACCAGTGTACTCCCTCGTCAACGTGCTGCCCGACTCCCCCGTCAAACCAGGACCAGGCTCCCTCAAAATGGCCCTGCCCGGTCCTTCCCATGCGGGCATGCCCTCGTCGTCTCTGACTTCCTGTGTCACCTCGTCTAAAATCAACTCTCAGCTGAAGTCCCCTCCGTTCATCACGCCGCCGGTCATCCACACGACGGCAACGTCCAACCAGGACATACTGAGGGACGTAGCAAACATGAAGGAGGATCTGATGCGTATGACCGCCatcctgcagacagacacacatacagcggCTAAAACCGTGCAGACGTCTCACAGCGGAACCCCCAAAGAAATGAGGTTAGAGGATGAGGAGCCGTACACTTTAGTGGAAAAGGTCAAGGAGGATTTAGTGAAAGTCAGTCAAATATTACAAACAGATATTTTAATGGAAGGTAAAGCAAGGGCCACTAAAAAGAGAGGTTTGGCCGATGGGTGGGAGGAATTCTCTAATGGGGAGATTGAGGAAGCACAGAGATGCTCTCTGCCAGAGTACAATCCTCCTTTTGATGCAAACACTCAACCAGTCAGGCCCCAGTCTGTGCCAGTCAGAGACTTTGACTTGTCTAGGGTAATAGATTACCTAGCCAATGACATTGGCGCTAGCTCTTTGTCTAAAATGGCAGAGGTCAGAAGTAGGCTGGAGGAGGAAGCAAAGATAGAAGAAAAACAGAAGCGCGTTCTGAAGCCGGCCATGTCCTTACAGGACCACAAGCTGAAGATGCCTCCGCCTGGGTCGGGGATGCGCACCTCGCCCTCAGAGAAAGACCTCAGTAAACTGGCAGAGTCCTACCAGACGGTGGACGCGCCCCTGGAGTCCCCTGAGGACCTGTCCCACGAGCAGGATAAGAGCCCCCTGTCAGACAGTGGCTTCGAGACCAGGAGTGAGAAGACGCCTTCTGCGCCTCAGAGCGCAGAGAGCACCGGTCCGAAGCCCCTGTTCGCcgactcccccatccccccctgcGTCACTGAGACCAGAACAGAGGTCCACATCAGGAGCTACGAGCAGCCAGATGACCTCTGTGAGCCTttgctggtggaggaggctgCGACGGCTTACCCCCGTATGGAGTCAGACATGGCCTCTCCCAGCCCCCTCACGGACAGGGTCAAAGCCCTTCAGGTCAATATGTCAGAGGAGGACTCAATGATGAGCAAAAGCATGTGCCTAAAAGAGGAAACTCACATCACGACCACTACTAGAATGGTCTATCACCAGCCCCAGATAGCTGAAGGAGCAGACATGATGGAGGAGTCGATGTCCGTTCGAGACATCATGAAGGCATTTCAGTCAGGTAGAGATCCATCGAAAGACCTGGCGGGCCTTTTTGAACACAAAGCCAGCCAGGATTCTGTCAAAGGAGATGAACTCACTCCACGGTTTCTTGACAAAGACACTAAATCCAAACAGAAGGTGGAGAGGATTATAGAGGTTCACATAGGAAAGGGCCACAGCGCCACGGAGCCGACCGAGGTCATCATCAGAGGGAGCAAGAAGCACCCAGAGCTCTACGCTTACAAAGGCGACCGCGGCATCAGGGAGCTCAGTGATTATGAccaacaggaagaggaggagctgacCGCAGAGGAAGCCTTGCCCTCCTTCCTGGAAACCTCTCGTGTGAACACCCCACTGTCGCATGAAGAAGACAGCCGCCCAAGCTCTGCTCAACTGATGGCAGACGACTCGTACAAAGCTCTGAAGCTTCTGAGCCAGAATTCCATAGAATACTGTGATGATGAGCTGTCAGAAATCAGAGGGGAGTCCTACAGGTTTGCAGAGAAAATGCTTCATTCAGAGAAACTAGACTCATCTTCACAATCACCCTCAGACACAGAGGATTCAGCCATGACGGCCGACCAAACCCATGGCAGCGCAGAGGCCATGAGTCAACAGCAGGGAAGCCCCAAAAAGCAGTTTTCCTCCAGGACCCCAAAAGAAGGGTCTCCTAAATCAGGGAAGTTCTCCTCCAACAGAGAGGAACAGGCTCAGTTTGATAAAGTGACTGTGCTGCATTATTCAACAGATCAGGGCAGCCCCAAACACGCCGTGTGGATGCGGTTCACAGAAGATAAGCACGATAGGAGCAGAGACAACCTGCTCTATGAGGACAGAGTGGACAAGACTGTGAAGGAAGCTGAGGAGAAACTGAGTGAAGTGTCACAGTTCTTCCGTGACAAAACAGAGAAGCTTAATGATGAACTTCAGTCCCCTGAGAAGAAACCTATGAGGAGGTCCGGGCAGGGTGCCCACTCTGGGCCCAGCTCGGCCGGCAGCAGTCCTGAGAGGAGCCAACACAAGCTCCCGGCAGGAGAAGGCTTGAGTAAAAGCGATGTCAGGGAGCCGTTTGTGAGCAAGATGTCCGGTAGCAACGCTTCAAGTGACAGGAATGGCTCTAGTTTACCCAGCAGTCCGGAGCGAAGTGTGTTTTCACGCCTCAGTGAGAGTACAGTTAAACCCCCTAGTAAGATCAGCGAGCCTGCTCCGTCGTCTCCGGTGTCGGGTAAATCCACATCGAAGGTCAGCTCTGTGAgaatgaagtttgaagctgaGGCTCAGAAACAAAGTCAGCCTAGTGCAGCAAAGATCCCTCCCCCAGTGCAGCCCAAACCCTCGGTGAGCAAACTTCCTGTCTACCAGCTATCAGGAGCAGGCCGGACCACCAAGGCATCTGAAGTCTCAGGGGACAGTAGCCCACCTACTACCAGGGAAATCAGTAAGGCAACATCTCCCACCCTGAAACCAATTGAGGACAAGCGGTCCAACGTTTCAGACGCATCCCTGAAAAGAAAAATGAGTGATGCTGAAACTGACAAATCTATATGTAAAGGCAAAGACAATGTCGCTTATCAGCAACTTAAAGAAATTAAAGATAAGAAAGCTCTGGTATTACCAACTGCCACATATGACACGAAAAACGAGAATTACCATGAAGCTCAAAAGCCCCACCAATACACAAAAGTTGGAAGTGTCTCTAAAAAGGTTGAGGCTGAGGTATTAAGAAAAGACAGCGAAAAACCGGTCAACCAAAACATAAGACAAAAGTCAGAATCTCAGATTCCTATTCGAGGAGTCTCCTCCCCAGCTGATATTGATCTTCAAAAGAAACTAACTGTAACCAAACCGTCCCAGATACCAACATTAGCTAAGAGCAGGATAGAGACGGGCCCTGAGACAACCCTGCCCCTAATGGATGAACATCTTACTAACAACACATTTGAGATTTTAGATAATGCCCCCAGAGACTCCAACTCAAATAAGCTTCCAAGTCCTGCAGAAACACTAGAAAAGATCATCGGCCCCCCGATGACTTCAATGACCAAAGACAACTTCAAGGGCATCGAAACCCTCCCAGTTTATGCAGGTGTCCAGTTGGGCAGACAAGCAGAAAGAGAGGCGAAGGGAGGGCTTTACACGGTAAAACAGAAGTCCTGCATGGCCCTCAGCCCCATCAGCCCAGACGATGACACCCTAGAGCAGGTTTCCTTCATGGACAGCTCTGGGAAGAGTCCGCTCACTCCAGAGACCCCCAGCTCTGAGGAGGTGAGCTACGACCTCACAGCCAGGACCCCCGATTGCTTCGGAGACTTTTTACCAGGGAATACCAGCCCTATAATGGAGGTTTCTGAGGATTCAGAGGAAGACCACTGCAAATCTAGTTTCTCTTTTAAAGAGGCCTTACCAAGAAAACCAGATAGTAAAACCAATCAAGCCGATGTTTATAATTCTAATCAGGAGCAAAAGAAAGCGATAGACAATCAGACAGAATCAGAATCTTATTTAAACCAGCAGGATACATCAGACAACGCAAATGAGTACAAGACAGAGCAAGAGCAGCAAACTGTATCTAAAGACAAAGGTGTTGCATATATAGAgtttccacctcctccccctctcgaTTCAGCCTCTGAACAGTCAGATGTGGAGAGGAAAGGTTCCTGTAACTCTTCAGGAACTGAGACGGAGATGATGGAGGTGAACTTGCAGGAAGAGCATGATAGGCATCTACTGACTGAGCCAATCATACGCATCCAGCCGCCCACCCCCGTGCTCACAGATgctgatgacagccaatcaaatgctGAGGATGACGACGTGTCAGTCTTCCAGCCTGTACCTTATAAGCATTCAACCCTCCCTGAAGAAGAGAAGGTCAAGGTGGGTTCCAAACCCAAAAAACAGGACAAAAATGGGAACAACAAAGAACCCAACGGTGGAACCGAGGGAACCAACGGCTCCTACGGTTCCGATGGTTTAAATGGcaaagagggagaagagggtgaTGGTGAACAGAACGGGAACGACCAGTCGATCACAGACTGCTCCATCGCCACCACCGCTGAGTTCTCCCACGACACGGACGCCACGGAGATCGACTCGCTGGACGGGTACGAGCTCCAGGACGAGGACGACGGTCTGTGTGAGCAGGCAGACTCTCGGCTGTTCGGCCTCCCGGACAGCAGGAGGGACGTCTGGGCGACCGAATCCTTCCGCTCCACAGACAGGTCCTTCCCCCCCACCAAACTAGAAGCCATCGAGGAGGAGAAATCTCCAGAGGAAATTGTAAAGAATGACTCTCAGAACGGCTCCCCCTCGGTTGGGGAGAAGACCGAGGACGTTTGTGAAGACGCGGAGAAGAAGCCCGCGGACAAAGAGGGCTTCTCTGACACTTACTTTAGCTATAAACTCGAGGAAGAATTTAACTCCACGTTCAAGACGGTGGCGACCAAAGGGCTGGACTTTGACCCCTGGCCTTCCAAAGGCGAGGAGGACGTGGTGGTGGACATGGCGGAGCCCAGAGACATCAACGACGAGCCCAAGCCTTTCGGACTGGCCGCCGACGAACACTCACAGAACACCACGCCAGACACCACCCCCGCGCGAACGCCCACCGACGATAGCACGCCGACAAGCGAGCcgaaccccttccccttccatgAAGGGAAAATGTTTGAGATGACACGCAGCGGTGCGATTGACATGAGCAAGAGGGACATGGTGGAGGAGAGGCTCCAGTTCTTTCAGATTG